cccagtggccaatcaGACGCCTCTTCTGGAAAGCCGCAACtctctccacctgtgattcccaccaactggcaatcagagacatgctgcctctAACTGTTGGAGCAGGACATAGCCATCTTGGCCCATAGCCACAGATAGCCTAATCCGCCAACACTTTGTCTCCCTAGACTTGTCGCAGAACGAGAAAACAGGGTCATGACACGACACGTTGGCTGACAATGAACCTGAGCCGTGCAGCAAAGCGTTTTGCTTTTGAAATCAAATTCTAATCTCGCAAGCTCAGCTCCCAATTGCTGCTAGCACCACTGAGGAAGCTTCAGCCAAGGGGAAGGCGAACTGAACAACAGCTTTTGCTGCTTGAGAGTGAGATGCCCAACATCACTAGAAGGTGACTTTGCAAAAGCCGTTGACCTTTGTATGCTGAGTGATCTGTGCTACCTTCAAAGGACTTGCAcagttgcagaccctccaagtgtccctattttccagggacagccctggattatgttgttgttgttgttgttgttgttgttgttgttgagtcatgtctgacacttcatgaccccatggaccagagcacgcctatctttcattgcctcccgcagtttggccaaactcatgctagtcgcttcgagaacactgcccaaccatctcatattattattattattattattattattattattattattattattaatttattgaattcatataccgccctgtacccagaagtctcagggcggttcacagaacaaaatcaaaatataaaaccacaacccAATAACATGCCccacaacccaataacacacaccccgtcccagtttctgatttgattccagaatatccagcttttccttaggaacacccccattttcatctgataaatgttggagggtatggagttctgcgacccccccccccaaaccaaggaggtaagtaattatacaacctttagaagacatctgaaggcagtcctgcatagggaagttttgtaatatttaatgttttattatgtgtttatttatgttggaagctgtacCTCCACACTAAGTTTGTCTCCTTCGTTCTTCTTCCCGTTTATTTGGGCGGCTCTCTTGAGGCTTTTCACTGCCCGCTCGTGTTTTCCTGAAATTGCCAGCCATCGTGCCGACTCCACAAACAGCCTGCAGACCAAACACAAGGAAAGGGGATTCTTTCAGTAGCTCtctgagggaagaagaagaagaagaagaagaagaagaagaagaagaagaagaagaagaagaagaagaagaagaagaagaagaagaagaagaagaagaagaagaagaagagtttggatttgatatcccgctttatcactacccgaaggagtctcaaagcggctagcattctcctttcccttcctcccccacaacaaacactctgtgaggtgagtggggctgagagacttcaaagaagtgtgactagcccaaggtcacccagcagctgcatgtggaggagcggggacgcgaacccggttcaccagattacgagtctaccgctcttaaccactacaccacactggctctcaggaaggAATGGCTAGAGCAGCGAGCAGCGATGGGGtatgtgaagttaactctttatcagAAGAAATGCCTGCTCAGGGgagccaggcctaatgagcacagcaactcttttcAGTTGGTCTTGCCtttatgaggcagttgtggaggctGAATGTCTCTGCCttgccacagctgcctaagtcccctcctctcccagatCCTTCCCAAACAATCTGAGACTACACCAACGTGCCTCTCTCTGCActtccctcttcatacctcttctggtcccaGGAGAccatgggggaggggagcttggtGCAGCAGGGGAGAGAGACACCCTGAGTtcctcaccagcctgactcatctctgccttttggTCTCCCTCCACTACTGCTTccaattctggacttctctctgccaccgaatctccctgctcactaaaccctgttacctcttctacttctgacacctcccccccccctgtctgcTCCCTCTGTCCACCTCttatcatcccaccaccactcctcgggctctgagccttcttcccctgggggttcccttgggaaTTCCCCAGcttgtgcctcccaccattcctctgcgtcccaCCACTCCTTGATTGCTTCTGCCTGCTAGAATTGGTACTTGAACTGTGattgtgcctcttgcttgcctggatagagatgTCTGATTTTGGCGTGGCTGAAATATAGCCTCCTGGAGGCTGCGCCCTCTTTTCcctttggccccgcccaccactggcatgtggccccagggAAGTCATCCacaaggaatgtggcccttggaccgAAATGTTTTCCCACCCTTGTTGGAAGGATGTACTGGGACCGATTTAAAAATGCAGAGTAACCCACGGTGAGCTTGGAGCCCCTTCCACTCTCCGTGTTTGGGACTGGGACCTGCAGTGAGCAGGACCCAGCCATGTGCATTACTTCACTTGCTGCAAAATGTGTCAAGCCAGCCCCGGTGCACCTGTCGGCCTGagccctcctgctcctgctgctgtgctttgggcttctctgcccccaaagtcctgccctggtgGCTCCACTGCCAGCAGACCACATTGACCTACCAGGAGTAAAGGAAGAATACAAAGAAAGGCAGGGAGACTGTCAGTTGCAGCCAGCGCCAGCCAGGGATGGCATACGCCAGTCCGGCCAGGATGAACTGCCCATTGGTGTAGCAGTAACCGTTGATGGTGCCAACAATGGCACGGTACTTGGTCGGAATCCACTCCATGCctggggaaggagaaaaggatacattttattttttttaatgctgcttttttcAGGTTGGCAACCGATGTCAGAGGAGCAGGGTGAGTAAAAACGATAAAGGTGCGCAGGTAACGATTATGGGTACCACCTTCTTGCTGCGATtcttgcctgcccctccaatgctgctgctgtgcggggaattccgttaaaggaatccaggggctctccatgcttgtccgtcccttggtcatgggttagggccacgctagggcccctgggaacattaagggagagggagggtcctggccaccccgaccccaaatcctctcctcaatgtgttttcccctttgctgtcttccaccaagcggttggaagtcagcctgtcccctagatgggacttatagtcaaaccaatgcctaagcaaccactcacatgttgtaatttaataaaaaagttgtggccaaaattatgccaataaccttaaacaaaatttctgtgtccggtgtgaatcatttgggggtgggcttgaggacctctacacgcaattcAAGTTGATTAAGTGCCACGGGAGTTGATTGAGTGGACAGTGCACTGAAACACAGAGCTGTTACAGTCACGTAGATTAAAAAGGGGTAGGTTGTTCTTTTCAAATTAGGAGTGGTGtctcaaaatgcaaaaataaaatgtgttgaaGTGCTGGCTTAGTACAGTTAAAATATAAACTTTTACCCTTGTAAAGGAGGCTTGTttctaaatacacacacacaccctctccattTTCCATCCAgacaatcatagaattatagagttggaaggcaccacaagggtcatctagcccaaccccctgcaacgcaggaatctttttgccccatgtggggctcgaacccacgaccctgagatgaagagtctcatgctctaccaactatcCACAAGCAAGAGGTGTTGTCAGAGTGCAAGGGCACGTTCCCTCCACGCAAAAACCCCCTCAGGGCCAGCGAAAGGTATTGCCTagggaaaggtggggggaggtGTCTGAGGAGAGTCACGGGGGCCAGTTAGACAGGCCTTGGCGATTACACTTGGCTCtgggacctgaggttccccatccccggtTTGTAGGATGAAATGGAAGTGGGCCTGGTTTTCACCAGGTGGCTTGTGAGGGGCTTCTTGAGGACTCcgccagagagagagaagtactCACACAGAGAGACGGAGTTAATCGCTACCCCCGACATGGCCATTCCACACAGGAAGCGGAGAACACAGTATGCCGTGTAGTTTGGCGCGAAGGCAGTGGAGGTGCCCGCCACCCCCATCAACAGGTAGCTCAAGACGATGAGGGCTTTCCGGCCAAACCTAAACGATGGGTTGAACATGTAATAATGTGAAGCTAAGAGGAGCGTAAAAAAAACCTGCCTTATATACGTACCacatcaggccattggtctatctagctcacaGTTGTCTCCATGGACTGGctttggctctccagggtttcaggcaggggagtttcccaaccctacctgaacACACCTGGGATGAAACTGGGAACTCAGGTGTGCAAATCAGATACTCTTCCATTTGGCTATGGCCCGTCTCCCTTCTTCACTGCAAGGATGGAACCTTCCTGATGTTTTGGCCAGTTTGCATTCCTTAGTGTAGAAAGTATTGacctgatgtgtagagatctttcctagtctaattaattcaagagggttctggaagcttctctgcgtgaaagaaacaagcagaaggttcatgatgtttgggttattccttcagagaagccgagtacagctggtttaGATGGGTTCTCTCAtttcttctgtcaaggtcatgctgactataaaagaaaggtcagaaggagcctgggtttcactttctctttctgtctctggaGTGGtgttgtgtatacagtggtaccttggttctcaaacggcttgttactcaaacaacttgaagtaagtgttccagtttgtgaactttttcagaagccgaacgtgctctattttgagtgttatgcttccaatttgagtgccacacttctgttttgagtgttatgctgaggtctgtctgttttggcaatttattttgcgtttttgctttTTCGgctctttcttgttttgtttttgtgactgtgtggacatttcagctactgattgattgattgtgtgactgcagtttattttgcgtttttgttttttcggctctttcttgttttgtttttgtgactgtgtggacagttcagctactgattgattgattgattgtgtgtctatcgctttcattttatggatcaatggtcttgttagatagtaaaattcatttgaaattgctgttttaggggttgtttttaaaagtctggaacggattaatccattttgcattactttctatgggaaagtgtgccttggttttggaacgctttggttttgaaacggacttccagaatggattaagtttgagaaccaaggtgccactgtagagTGTTAGGGTTTAGTCTTATTACTgtttaagttattgtaagtttaagttaagtctgctgcaactggatttcttgtgGACAGTGCCAAtgctgaatgtattggatttgtgaccattatgctcatttgccttcagtagcagtaaagctctgctggatgaaatattaattgcctctggtctattatttatttatttattggcaatCCTACAATGTggttaagtttttactctgctaactatacgttggaatctgctctggatcaatactgagtagaattctaTGACAGTTTTTGGGCTACCATCGTCCCTGCCTACAGTACCTCTTTAGGATTCCTAGAGGTATTTGGACTTGCGGGGAGTTTAAACTTTCAGCATTGATGGAGCCTGATAGGCCCACTGGCTTCACCATAATACCTGCTTTAGGCTCCACCCCTTGACCTAGGTGGGCATGCAACAGGCCACGCCCACATCCCTCACCCACAACCCCAACCACATTGATTTCAAGAGCTGTTATTATACCCAAGAGGAAGGGGGCAACCAACCCCCACAGATTTAACTGGGgaatgagggggggggattcATCCAGCTTCGTTGTTCATAGCCATGGCAACCAGCTTTGCACCTCACCTGTCCGAGAGGCCGCCAAACAGCACCGATCCGATCAGCACTCCGGCCATGTAGATGGACTGGGCCATCTGCCTCAGGGTCCGGGAATCGCACACCAAATCCCACTAAAAAtcaagaggggggggaggaaagcagaggCTGTGTGACATAACATTTGCGGCAGCCTCACAGCTGGGCTTAATTTCTGAGCCCGGAAACCTATTTTCAGTACCGTGCAGAATCTGTTTCCAgtgtcccagaggaaaaattatgTGACTGGTGAACTTTGGGCTCTAGGTGAAGGCAATGAAAACAATGACTCATTACAAAGGTGCTGAAAACAATGACTCATTACAATCCTTATCATACTTAAATATCCCCCTTTAGATAATATAACTGTGAACAAGGCAGAGTGATGAAAGGGGATAAGGAGTAACTTAGGGAAGTCATTATTTAAAGAAGCTGTTTATTAGCTTGTACATTTACAAATAGGCGCCAGCGTTCGCTGTCCAGGTTTCTGATGCTACCGATTCCTCCTACCTACTAATAGTAACCAAGCTCTCTTGTGCATCCAAAATCCATGCAAAAGGAGGGAGAAATCTGGGTcagaggagccccccccccaatagtccaATTTGGACTTGGCATGCTAGCTGATGTTTGGAGGGTACattggggaataataataataataataataataataataataataataataataataataataaatcaataatttattatttatacactgcccttctggctgggtttccccagcaactctgggcaggtcccaaccgaatattaacaacacaatacagcattaaacattaaaaacttccctaaacagggctgccttcagatgtcttctaaaagtcagatagttgtttatttccttgacatctgatggggggtgCATCCCACAGGGCaggtaccactaccgagaaggccctctgcctggttccctgtaaccttacttctcgcagtgagggaactgccagaaggcccttagagctggacgatgggggtggagatgctccttcaggtatactgggccgaagccatttagggctttaaaggtcaacaccaacactttgaattgtgctcggaaacgtactgggagccaatgcagaatgGATAGGATCTCTGAGGAAAGGCATGGCTGGCAGGAAGCTGGGACATTTTGCTACAGATCCCACTTGTAGACACTGAAATACAGATTCTTAGGCTTGAAAAACGCCATAGCATTATGTGCCAGATGTGAAGAAATCCCTCCCTTTCGCTGTTACATTTTGACTCCACACAGTCTGAACCCCTGGTTGTTATAGCTGACACCCCTGACAGATCTGTCGCTATAAGGTGCTTTGGGCACAAGGTTTATGCCAAAAATATAAAATGTTCAGTCTTGATTGAGCATCTGTTctgatttcttttgttttttaaaggggctctttagaattcatcagcattttggtgtgacTCTCTCTTCTAATAATGCATATTTACGCgtgtaattttgcctaatgtacacatttttggaagCAATTTCCTAACACAATGCAATATTGCATGCTCTTTCTGCTAACGGATGGATTTTTATGTGCGCATTCCCCCGAgtcacacatttccccccccccacagtattTGGCAAGCGAATAGCATCCAAATCTctggagaagtgcgaattttgaaggacagctgcttAGGGGTTTGCATATCATTTCGGGAGGTGCAAATTAGGGAGCTTCGCTTGAAAGGGTGAACGCAAACCTAATATCTCCTCCAGCCCTATGGCTCTTTTCAGCTCTAGGCAAAACTGTTGCCTCATTTGTCCATGGCTGGACAGGAACCTGGCTTACTAACATCAAGTTACACCATTGGTGTATTTGGCTCAATATAGCCTACacaagggtttcccaaacttgggtctccagctgtttttggactacagttcccaccatccctgaccatagggatgatggaagttgtagtccaacaacagctggagacccaagtttgagaaactctgGCTGTACtgactggcaatgactctccATGGTTTTCCAGATGCCATTGGGAACTGAAGCAGGGACCTTCTGTATGTAAATAATATatgctccttttcctttttttaaaaaagttaagatTCTAGACCTCATGGTTCTTAACAAAGGAGcttgggaagctgccttctactaaATCAGAGCACTGGTCCATGTAGTggacttgcagtggctctccagggtttcaggcaggggacactcCTTCTGCActccaagcaggtgctctgccactgcacaATGGACCTCCCAGCAATTTATCCTCAACCCCTCTCTCTCAAGGATGGTCCAGGTAGatggcttctctctctgtctcatctCTCTCTCACCTCGCTGATGATGGTGTTGGTGAACATGCTCCTGTCATAGGTCCACCCATCGACACATGGCTCAGTGTCCACCGCGGCGTTGCTGGGGAGGGTAGCGTTTGGATCCAGGAGCCGCCACTGGGTTGTGACGAAGCGGCGGCACTTCTCTGGCCGCTTGTTCCCATCCATCGGGATGGAAATCCTGAGGAGGCTCTTGGCTCCCAGCTGCTGGGTGAGGTTGCTGGCATGGCGGGTGTGGTTGGCCAGGATGCGGGCCTGGCAGTGGTGCTCGGGGATCCCTGCCGTGAAATTCTGCAGGAGGTTGTGGTTGGCCAGCAACATCAGAGGGATGGCCAGGAAGGCGACGGACATCCTTTGGAAGCGGCCCATGCCTCCCAAGTTGTCCAGGATATCTGCAAAAGTCATGGTGGTGTTGGTGGTCAGCAGAGCAGAGTTCCTCGGAGGCAGAGGAGATGGGCTCCCAGGAGACCCCGATGCGATTCAAGCCTCTGCACACTGGTTGGAGTTTACAGAGAACTGGCTTCCTGTGTTTCAGAAGGCAGAAATGTGGCAATCCACAGTTCCCAGATGGCGTGGCCTGAATTCACCAAAAGCCCGCTGTTGCCCCTTGCCTTTCTCTTCGCCTGTCAATAATATTACTCTTCTCTCCAGCTCTCCTTTATTCCCAAGAGAATTTAAGAACAGGGCCTCTACGTATTGATGCTGAGAAGATGCCTTCAGTATATAGGACCGTCCTGGCCAATCCACATGCTTTGAAAAGCCAGCACTTTGTATAAAAGCTTCGGGCCGGTTAATTTTTTACCCCTGAGAGCAGTTTCCAAGGGGGCGGTGGCAGCTTAAACGGAAGATGCTCCATCTATTGGGAAAGGGGGAAGTGGACCGGAGCAGTGGACCTTGGCATGTTACATCACACGGGTGACATAACGAGAGCTATCGCGCTAAGTCATTCTCAGAGAAGACCTACAGAGATGAATGGAATCCAGTTATTCCCATTAATCTCAGTGGGTTTGCTTCGAGGACAACTAGTGGTGGCTACAAAGCAGAGAGATGGAGCTAGGGATTAGATCTAGGACTTTGCATCCAGTCCGGACAAATCCTGGATCCTGAAGCTACCAGGGGCTGGTCCATGGATGGGCCAAAACAGCCTCTGATCACCCCATTGAGTCAGATCCACCCAGAGTGATCTGGAGCTGTCAAAATGGAGGAGGATATTAGACACTTAGGGTGCAGGAGAGACCCTTTGTGGCATTCTTCCCTTTCTCCTGACTCTCCTCACCACTGAACCCTGAGGTTCgccacccctgacctagagtGTATCTCTTTCCAACCTTGGGTCTCTGAGGTCAGGGGCTGAACTGGGGACATCAGTTTCAGCTGAGATGCTTTGCAAAGTTTTGCACCTGAAATTCAGGAAGAAGAATGCTGCTCTCTTGGCCAGGCTCCTGGTATTTATAACATGCCTGGCCAATGCTAAGGCTTCGTGCTGCCGGCCAATCACAGGATCTGGTGTTGCCCACCCATATTCCCTTGCATGCTTGAGCAGAGCTCCAGAAGGTGAACATATCCTGTGCCAGGTAGCACACTGGGTTAGCCATAAGATTCCTCATTCTAGATCCAGAGAGCCCCTGACATCAGTAACCCACTGACCAATGCCTTCCCCGACttggtgtttttggactacaactcccatcatcattggccacactggcgtggcctgctgggaattgtagttcaaaacatcttcaggttaccaggttggagaaagctgacCTAAATCAAGGGTTGGGAAACTTCTTCAGCCAGGGGGCCGCATttccttccaggagccacattccagtggtggggCTGGGTCAGATGCAGAAGTGGGTGGTGCAATGGATGTGACCCTTCCTTTTTCCCATAGGCAATGTTGCGGCCATGGGAATGTCAGAGGGTTCAATGTACACAGGCCACACTCACTTCTCCATCCTCCAGCAAGAGGGATTGTCAGAGTTCAAGATCTGGTTCTCAAAGGTTCTGTGGAACCAACTCAATAATGCCCAGGCTTCCCAAATGGTAATACCTCaaagaccgcctctccccatatgaactgacctggaccctgcaaccATCACCTGAGGTTCTTCTttgtattcctcctcctccatgagaggttcggaggtccttttctgtggtgactccccgTTTGCTccatgctctctccagggaagcttgccgggcaccttcattgtacacttttaggcaccaggtgaaaacgttcctcttcaaccaggcctttggctgtgtCCTTTTAGATGTGTTTGTGGGACGGAGGGTTCTTGTTTTGTTCAtgttcctgtttttattatgtattttgtgtttttattttgtggtttttatgctatgaaccaccctgagatctttggatgaagggcagttatacacatttaataaatccATCATAAATACGGCATGCAAGTTTATTCACATATCCAAGGATAAGCAGGTGCAAACATAACACACCGTGAGGAAATGAGCTTCTCTGTTGAAATGCTTTTCACCCGTGCTGGCAAGCTGTTCATTAATGTTACAGCGACGTCATACCACACACACCTCCCTTTCTTAAAAACAGGAATAGGTATAAGAATAAAATTAACATACATATCAAAGGGGAAATCAGAGCACCAAAATCAATGCCTACAATGGGGCCAGAGGTCACCAGTACTTAGCCCACCATAGAAAGTGATCTTTATTATCAGCCTTCCTCAAGGaatgtgcagtggtacctcaggttacgatcttaattcattctggaggtctgttcttaacctgaaaccgttcttaacctgaggtaacactttagctaatggggcctcccgctgccgccgcgtgatttctgttctcatcctgaggtaaagttcttaacccgaggtactacttccaggttagcagagtttgtaacccgaagtgtttgtaacttgaggtgtttgtaacccgaggtaccactgtatcttactGGTAAGAAGTCTTGAGATGTTACATTCATCGGAAGTCTTTCTTTCGCAGGCATAAACACACCTCTCATGAGGTGCAACTTTGTCTTCACTGGTGCCTTCAGTGTCACTTGCAGACACTAGTAACATGCTCTAAGAAATCTTCATGGGCCCAAATGTAAAACCTTAAATGGCACCTATTGCACCAGCACTTATAACCACCTGGAGTCCTCATTTGATATGAACAAGGCTGCCCACATTTCATGGTGACAGCAGCACAGAGCCAGTTTTCAttagaaccatagagttgaaagggaccacgaggatcacctaaaccagtgatggccaaactcggccctccagctgttttgggactacaactcccatcatccgagtttggccatcactgacctaAACCAACActgtgcagtgcaggaatctttttgcccaacatggggcttgaacccacaaccctgaggtttgagtgtctcatgctctaccaactgagctatctttaGAATCTATTCAcaacccagtgtttcccaaacttgggtctccagctgattttggactacaattcccatcattcccctgaccactggtcctgctagctagggatgatgggagttgtagtccaaaaaagctggagacccaagtttgggaaacactgttctagggcCTTGGAGGATTTTGGTGTAGGATTGTAAAAAGTGCTTCTGCAGGAGAACATggggcagggccagtgaggggtgaaTCCTGGGAAGGTGTGTGGCCCTTGAAGAGTCCTGGGGGGCCAAATAAAGATCAGGCACCAGTGCTGCAGTCTTCCCGCACACCtgatgtttcccacccctgacctaAATCAATAATCTATCAGGAAACAGAAGGAAGCCAAGCTAGTGGACCTGACCCATAAGCGAAGTCAGTGACAAATAAAATCTGTTAAATACCTGGAGTCCAACTTTTATAACTTGGCTACAGTCCCTAAGAAAGGAAGTTGGGTTGATCATTTCCCTCCTGGAGACTGTGGGCAAAGTTCAGTTACCCAATCATCGAGCTCAACAAGATGGCAGCCTTTAGCCAGGAATGTTTGCTGGAATGCATGGGCACGGGTTCAAGGAGCAGCTCATCCGCACTCATCTGTTCATGCGCAGCGAGCTGCGTTTGTGCTTTGCGGATCAGTGGTTTGGGCATGGAGTGGAAAATCAGGAATCAGCCATTTCTTCCACCAAGTTTGGGTGCAATGTGGCATTCGGTGCATGGAAGGGGCAGGTGGGATGATCACCCACTGCTTAGTTCCTACAACAGCAACGATGGGGGGCCAGTGGCCCTTTGGGTTCTGGTggactcccattcatttcagcctCACTCTGCATGGCCAGACgtctgggatggtgggagttgctgTCCAAAAGCATCTCgggggccaaagattccccatccctgtacaACAGGGTACTCAATCTGTTTGGAAGGCCTACCATCGCCTCTCAGCTCACAGGCTGGTTGTGATTACTGATGGAAGGTAAGGCAAAGTCATTCTCAGGACGGAATCTTAGAATTTCAGGAAGGGACCTCCAGCTAGTCTAACCCTCTAAAATCTGCAATGGAGGATGCAACTGTAGCTAGGGGTATAGGGCAACACTGCACATTTGGCTCCTCACATCACCCTGCCAGCCCTGCACTGTTTTGCGAGGCTGGGATCTGATCTGAATGATTCGCCGGGAGAATCCTGTGCTTCCTTTTCTTACGATCCAAGCAGAGGAGGCAACAGCGGTGGCTCATGGGGTGGAGGCCAAAGGCAGTGGCAGCC
This is a stretch of genomic DNA from Lacerta agilis isolate rLacAgi1 chromosome 17, rLacAgi1.pri, whole genome shotgun sequence. It encodes these proteins:
- the LOC117039206 gene encoding solute carrier family 22 member 6-A-like, with the protein product MTFADILDNLGGMGRFQRMSVAFLAIPLMLLANHNLLQNFTAGIPEHHCQARILANHTRHASNLTQQLGAKSLLRISIPMDGNKRPEKCRRFVTTQWRLLDPNATLPSNAAVDTEPCVDGWTYDRSMFTNTIISEWDLVCDSRTLRQMAQSIYMAGVLIGSVLFGGLSDRFGRKALIVLSYLLMGVAGTSTAFAPNYTAYCVLRFLCGMAMSGVAINSVSLCMEWIPTKYRAIVGTINGYCYTNGQFILAGLAYAIPGWRWLQLTVSLPFFVFFLYSWLFVESARWLAISGKHERAVKSLKRAAQINGKKNEGDKLSVEVLKSSMQKELSSTTKASHGMADLVWTPAVRRISCGVSFVWFSTAFAYYGLAMDLQNFGFNIYLTQLVFGAVDYPAKLISVLTITFVGRRFSQALSLILAGLCILANIFVPSDLSNLRMVFAVIGKGSLAASFNCAYIFSGELFPTVIRQSGMGLGGTMARVGSMIAPLVKMTGEIFAPLPLIIYGTAPIISGIAACFLPETRNVPLPETIEEVERRSRPLGEDEQQMKVLLASTKSDPIKDGS